Part of the Sinorhizobium sp. BG8 genome, TTCTTGCGCCGCGGACGCTCGCCCGCTGCATCCTGCTTGTCAGACTGCTGGCGCTCGGCGTCCTGCTTCTTGCGGCGGTCGCTCTGCTGCTCTTCTTCCTGGCGGCGCTCTTCGGCCTGCTGGGCCTTCCTGCGCTCTTCCTGACGGGTTTTCCAGGTTTCCTGATTCTGTTCTTCCTGCTGGCGCTCGGCTTCCCTGCTACGCTCCTCGCGCTGCTTCTGGCGGTCGCTCTTCTGCTCTTCCTGCTGGCGCTGCTCGGACTTGCTGCGCTCTTCACGCTGCTTCTGGCGTTCGCCCTGCTGCTGCTCTTCCTGCCGCTGCTGCTTGCGTTCCTGCTGCTGCTGTTCCTCGGCCTGCTGGGACTTTTTGCGGCGCTCTTCCTGCTGCTGCTTGGAGCGCTCGCTCTGCCTCTGCTCTTCCTGCTGGCGCTGCTCGCGCTGCTTCTGGCGTTCGCCCTGCTGCTCCTTCTGCTGCTGGCGCTCTTCCTGCTGCTGCTTCTTGCGGCGTTCTTCCTGCTGCGTCTTCCAGGTGCCCTGATTCTGCTCCTGCTGCTGGGATTCCTTGCGGCGCTCCTCGCGCTGCTTCTGGCGCTCGCCCTGTTGTTCCTTCTGCTGCTGGCGCTCCTGGTTCTGCTGGCGGCGCAGCTTGCGCAACTCCTCCGGCGACATGTCCGGATCGGCCTGGACAGTGATCACCTGCGACGCGACTGCGGGATCCATCGTCACATGCATGGTAGCGGCCTGACTCGGCTGCCACACCAGCGAGACGAGCGGCAGCGCCACCGTGGCCAGGAGTTTCGTTCGATTACCCATGTCTCTTCCCTCGTGTTCCATCGATTCCGTGTTTCGGCGAAGCCTTGACCAGCCGTTCGGGGCCTTTTTGTGTTCGCCGTCACGCACGTACGAACGCTTCGCCGGCCTTTGTCGAAGCAGTATCCATTTCTGCCTTAACTCATGATGAACGAAGCGTTTTCGTTGGGTTCAGGTCGCCATGGCACGAAATGCGCTGCTGCGCAGGATGTTCCTCACATCAACCCGCCGCCATGGATTAGCAGTTGATTTTTTTAGTGGAAGCGGACGAATATCGCGGCAAGTGGACGGGGTCGTCCACTGTCACCCGGCCGCCCGATACAAGAACAAGCCGGGCGCGGCCAACAGAGAGGATCATTATGCAAATTTCAAAACGTCTTGCCGTTCTGGCGTCCGCCGCCGTGTTCAGCCTTTTTGCTGGCGTGGCGATGGCAGATGGCGAGAAACTGGTCATCGGCACCGAGGGCGCCTACCCGCCCTTCAACAATCTCGAGGCGGATGGAACGCTCACTGGCTTCGACGTCGATATCGCCAAGGCCCTGTGCGAAGAGATGAAGGTCGAATGCACCTTCGTGACGCAGGACTGGGACGGCATCATCCCGGCTCTGATCGCCAAGAAGTTCGACGCGATCGTCGCCTCCATGTCGATCACCGCAGAGCGCAAGGAGAAGGTCGACTTCTCCAAGAAGTACTACAACACGCCCCCGGCGATCGTCGTTCCCAAGGATTCGGAAATCACCGAGGCGACGGCCGCGGCACTTGCCGGCAAGTTGCTGGGCGCGCAGTCGTCCACCACCCATTCGAACTATGCCGAAGCCCACATGAAGGACTCGGAGCTCAAGCTCTACCCGACCTCCGACGAGTACAAGCTCGACATCGCCAACGGCCGCATCGATGCCGTCATCGATGACGTCGTGGTCCTCTCCGAATGGCTGAAGTCGGACGACGGCACGTGCTGCAAGCTTCTCGGCACCCTGCCCGTCGATCCCGTCATCAACGGTGAAGGCGCAGGCATCGCGGTGCGCAAGGGCGAGACCGCGCTGGCCGACAGGTTCAGCGCCGCGATCGCCGCGATCCGTGCAAACGGCAAGTACCAGGAAATCAACGCCAAGTATTTCCCCTTCGACGTCTATGGCGATTCCGACTAAGGGCAGTATCCCCTCCTCATTCGCGGATTTTATCATCCCATGAGGATAATGAACGGACGGGAGGGCTTGCTCTCCCGTTCTTTTTGTCTGAGAACATCACAAGAGCGGCGCGCAAAAGTGCCGAGCAATAACAAGCGCGAAGCGCAGGGGGTTCAATTGGCATGAGCGGATTGATTGCCGCCATCGTGGATGCCGTTTCCGCCTTTCTGGGGATGGTCGATCCTTTCTGCGGGCCTATCGGTCTGCTCCGGATATTCGCTGGAGAGACGCTGCTTGCCTGCGGCGACGCGGGCTGGGGAGACGAGATTGCGCTGGGCTTCCTCGTCACGGCGACGCTTGCAATCGCAACCCTTCCCGTCGGCCTGTTCTTCGGCTTCTTCATCGCGCTCGCCAAGCAGTCCGAGGAAAAGTCCCTTCGGCTTGCGGCCAATGTCTACACCACCATCTTCCGTGGCCTGCCCGAACTCTTGACCCTCTTCATCGTCTATTACGGGCTCCAGATCGTCGTTCAGAACTTTCTCACCGCAATCGGCTACGAGCAGGCGATCGAAATCAACGCC contains:
- a CDS encoding ABC transporter substrate-binding protein encodes the protein MQISKRLAVLASAAVFSLFAGVAMADGEKLVIGTEGAYPPFNNLEADGTLTGFDVDIAKALCEEMKVECTFVTQDWDGIIPALIAKKFDAIVASMSITAERKEKVDFSKKYYNTPPAIVVPKDSEITEATAAALAGKLLGAQSSTTHSNYAEAHMKDSELKLYPTSDEYKLDIANGRIDAVIDDVVVLSEWLKSDDGTCCKLLGTLPVDPVINGEGAGIAVRKGETALADRFSAAIAAIRANGKYQEINAKYFPFDVYGDSD